A genomic window from Equus caballus isolate H_3958 breed thoroughbred chromosome 5, TB-T2T, whole genome shotgun sequence includes:
- the LAX1 gene encoding lymphocyte transmembrane adapter 1 isoform X1 yields MLANRLRLKEGLGGAAEAGEVPVTTAVRTSESTPLQGTSSSQDRDKEQSSNLFSVLAGLLSVFLVIAIFCILWSWSKRKKWRAPYLRVTVMPSLTRPRSRQRAKNIYDPLPRRQEEPGRQQSRSMRIFSTESLLSRNSDSPPSEHVPSQAGNTLRVHRAHTYALGYAVSIYDNAMRPHIGGDLTPSAHYINVGASRDCPSISSEDSRDYVNVPTAKETAETPASTHSPPGHLLDPPRAQELEFTEERDEGCGNASDCTGFWSPGTETSELLSDGETSSQSSNDYVNMTGLDLGAIQGKRPWVAFQCCRDYENVPPADPNGNQKQVEEEVTSSTTDRVEGRPEGPGTHIQHVMQPRRLLALEGYVACQSPAQREISQIQCGEEMSNEDAKDYENVPAAKLGGGNSEQGPDTRLLPDELRPSRPAGKPRGVVYPARSIATPGSSEDP; encoded by the exons ATGCTGGCCAACCGATTACGATTAAAAGAAGGCTTAGGAGGAGCAGCTGAAGCCGGAGAGGTTCCTGTGACAACGGCTGTCCGCACCTCAGAGTCCACCCCTCTGCAGGGAACTTCCAGCAGCCAGGACAG AGATAAAGAGCAAAGCAGCAACCTCTTTTCTGTGTTAGCGGGACTCCTCTCCGTCTTCCTGGTCATCGCGATTTTCTGCATCCTGTGGAGCTGGAGTAAACGGAAGAAGT GGCGAGCTCCTTACCTCCGAGTTACTGTCATGCCCTCTCTGACGCGGCCTCGATCCAGACAACgagccaaaaatatttatgacCCCTTGCCCCGCAGGCAAGAAGAGCCTG GGAGACAACAGTCAAGGAGTATGCGTATCTTCAGCACCGAGAGCCTCCTCTCCAGAAATTCCGACAGCCCTCCCTCTGAGCACGTG CCCTCCCAAGCAGGCAATACCTTGAGGGTGCACAGAGCCCATACTTATGCCCTGGGGTATGCGGTGAGTATCTATGACAATGCCATGAGACCCCACATAGGTGGCGACCTCACTCCCTCGGCACACTACATCAATGTCGGAGCGTCCAGAGATTGCCCGAGCATTTCTTCAGAGGATTCGAGAGATTATGTCAACGTCCCCACAGCAAAAGAGACTGCTGAGACTCCAGCTTCTACCCACAGCCCTCCTGGGCACCTCTTGGACCCCCCACGTGCCCAGGAGCTGGAGTTTACTGAGGAAAGAGATGAGGGCTGTGGGAACGCCAGTGACTGCACCGGTTTTTGGTCTCCAGGAACCGAGACCAGTGAACTACTCAGCGACGGGGAAACTTCTTCTCAGTCCTCAAATGACTACGTCAACATGACAGGGTTGGATCTCGGGGCCATCCAGGGGAAGCGGCCCTGGGTGGCTTTTCAGTGCTGCAGAGATTATGAAAATGTCCCGCCAGCAGATCCCAATGGAAACCAGAAGCAGGTAGAGGAAGAAGTGACGTCCTCAACCACAGACCGTGTAGAAGGCAGGCCAGAAGGTCCAGGGACCCACATCCAACATGTCATGCAGCCAAGGAGGTTATTGGCTTTAGAGGGTTACGTAGCCTGTCAGTCACCTGCACAGAGGGAGATCAGTCAGATCCAATGTGGAGAAGAGATGTCAAATGAGGACGCTAAAGACTACGAGAATGTGCCGGCTGCCAAGTTAGGAGGCGGGAACTCCGAACAGGGGCCTGACACACGGCTCCTTCCCGATGAATTAAGACCCAGCCGCCCAGCTGGAAAGCCGCGCGGAGTGGTCTATCCTGCTAGATCTATAGCCACTCCAGGGTCTAGTGAAGACCCTTGA
- the LAX1 gene encoding lymphocyte transmembrane adapter 1 isoform X2, producing the protein MPSLTRPRSRQRAKNIYDPLPRRQEEPGRQQSRSMRIFSTESLLSRNSDSPPSEHVPSQAGNTLRVHRAHTYALGYAVSIYDNAMRPHIGGDLTPSAHYINVGASRDCPSISSEDSRDYVNVPTAKETAETPASTHSPPGHLLDPPRAQELEFTEERDEGCGNASDCTGFWSPGTETSELLSDGETSSQSSNDYVNMTGLDLGAIQGKRPWVAFQCCRDYENVPPADPNGNQKQVEEEVTSSTTDRVEGRPEGPGTHIQHVMQPRRLLALEGYVACQSPAQREISQIQCGEEMSNEDAKDYENVPAAKLGGGNSEQGPDTRLLPDELRPSRPAGKPRGVVYPARSIATPGSSEDP; encoded by the exons ATGCCCTCTCTGACGCGGCCTCGATCCAGACAACgagccaaaaatatttatgacCCCTTGCCCCGCAGGCAAGAAGAGCCTG GGAGACAACAGTCAAGGAGTATGCGTATCTTCAGCACCGAGAGCCTCCTCTCCAGAAATTCCGACAGCCCTCCCTCTGAGCACGTG CCCTCCCAAGCAGGCAATACCTTGAGGGTGCACAGAGCCCATACTTATGCCCTGGGGTATGCGGTGAGTATCTATGACAATGCCATGAGACCCCACATAGGTGGCGACCTCACTCCCTCGGCACACTACATCAATGTCGGAGCGTCCAGAGATTGCCCGAGCATTTCTTCAGAGGATTCGAGAGATTATGTCAACGTCCCCACAGCAAAAGAGACTGCTGAGACTCCAGCTTCTACCCACAGCCCTCCTGGGCACCTCTTGGACCCCCCACGTGCCCAGGAGCTGGAGTTTACTGAGGAAAGAGATGAGGGCTGTGGGAACGCCAGTGACTGCACCGGTTTTTGGTCTCCAGGAACCGAGACCAGTGAACTACTCAGCGACGGGGAAACTTCTTCTCAGTCCTCAAATGACTACGTCAACATGACAGGGTTGGATCTCGGGGCCATCCAGGGGAAGCGGCCCTGGGTGGCTTTTCAGTGCTGCAGAGATTATGAAAATGTCCCGCCAGCAGATCCCAATGGAAACCAGAAGCAGGTAGAGGAAGAAGTGACGTCCTCAACCACAGACCGTGTAGAAGGCAGGCCAGAAGGTCCAGGGACCCACATCCAACATGTCATGCAGCCAAGGAGGTTATTGGCTTTAGAGGGTTACGTAGCCTGTCAGTCACCTGCACAGAGGGAGATCAGTCAGATCCAATGTGGAGAAGAGATGTCAAATGAGGACGCTAAAGACTACGAGAATGTGCCGGCTGCCAAGTTAGGAGGCGGGAACTCCGAACAGGGGCCTGACACACGGCTCCTTCCCGATGAATTAAGACCCAGCCGCCCAGCTGGAAAGCCGCGCGGAGTGGTCTATCCTGCTAGATCTATAGCCACTCCAGGGTCTAGTGAAGACCCTTGA